AATGGATGTGTGACTACTCCTTACCAAGGACTAGGGTAGGGTTAATCGGATTCCGATACACATATCGTTGGGCATATAGTTAAatgtattacggagtacttaGTCCTTTTTTGTGTTTCTGAGATTGAACTAGATGATAAGAAAGTTTGGTGCTGTTTTATCAATATAATCTGTAAACAAATGAGAATGTTTATGGTATAGATATACAGATTGCCAGCAAATGGATGTCAACTGCAAGGGACTGAGCTGAATATTGGATCTTCTGTAGGGTTGTAGGCTTGTAGCCAAAGCTTCTTTATCAGTCATACAAAAGTAATCCACCTGGTTTGACTTAGTTTGTTAGATAGCAGTGGCAACTGATCTTTCCCAATCTTCTTCCATGCTCCTTCCTCTTTGGCATATTGTCCATCATTTCCTGTCTCTGTAGTTTGATTTAGTTTGTTAATAACCTCAGAGTCAGGTTTTTCAGCTTGATTTATCTCAAACTTGTGCTGTTCTTCATCACCCAATCTCCTGTTTTGTAAGGTCTCTTTCCTCTTCCTCTTGGAATGTCTCCTTCTAACTCTCGATCCAATTCCAAACCCAGTCATAGATGATGATTCTTCATCTGGCTTTCCCAACTTCATGGCTGCTTCATTCTCTTGCAATTTCTGTTGCTCCTCTTCTTCGGGACTAGTAGTGATGTTGTCCTTTGTATCTTGTTCAACTTGAAAATCTGTTGTTTCATTTTCAGAATACTGTCTCTTCAAATCAAATCCACCATCTTTCACATCATTAAACTCGCTAAAAGTACAATCATCACTGTTAAGTTCTGAATAATCCCAGCCGTGATATTCAGTGTCCTCTTGTTGTTCTAGCTGGAGTTTCAGATCTTCAATCTCTGCATCTTTCATCTTTATAATGTCTTTCAAAGCAGTAA
This sequence is a window from Spinacia oleracea cultivar Varoflay chromosome 1, BTI_SOV_V1, whole genome shotgun sequence. Protein-coding genes within it:
- the LOC130464014 gene encoding uncharacterized protein — encoded protein: MHIALPFELICVNKRFRKQMQLNNKEHSVQTTSTFSSTVQAQKDTKDQQGKKRKKGLIEASLQQDTEQNLKLHHFSKIRRVITSQQDQQDQQVESSNNWNKNTVMMKSREKEFNEEARKKVEEMKNKVYSLRTQKLELDRRVSEMESTISSLKDERKVIELTVEEKKNNIQLLTAGMDSDTPQVTALKDIIKMKDAEIEDLKLQLEQQEDTEYHGWDYSELNSDDCTFSEFNDVKDGGFDLKRQYSENETTDFQVEQDTKDNITTSPEEEEQQKLQENEAAMKLGKPDEESSSMTGFGIGSRVRRRHSKRKRKETLQNRRLGDEEQHKFEINQAEKPDSEVINKLNQTTETGNDGQYAKEEGAWKKIGKDQLPLLSNKLSQTRWITFV